The proteins below are encoded in one region of Juglans microcarpa x Juglans regia isolate MS1-56 chromosome 4D, Jm3101_v1.0, whole genome shotgun sequence:
- the LOC121260861 gene encoding thioredoxin domain-containing protein PLP3A-like isoform X2, protein MDPDSVKSTLSNLAFGNVMAAAARDYQKELLAQGKPQASSSFNQEVDLDELMDDPELEKLHADRFAALKKEAEKREALKRQGHGEYREITEGDFLGEVTSSEKVICHFYHQEFYRCKIMDKHLKSLAPRHIGTKFIKVDAENAPFFIAKLGVKTLPCVILFRHSCHNFYSGKESQLIGWLDFKIWEEKMISPQRQWKCY, encoded by the exons ATGGATCCAGATTCAGTGAAATCAACTCTGTCTAACTTAGCATTTGGAAATGTGATGGCAGCTGCTGCTCGTGATTATCAGAAG GAGTTGCTTGCTCAAGGGAAGCCACAGGCATCAAGTTCTTTCAACCAGGAGGTCGACCTTGATGAGTTGATGGAT GACCCGGAGCTGGAAAAATTGCATGCAGATCGATTTGCAGCTCTCAAG AAAGAAGCTGAGAAGCGGGAAGCATTAAAAAGGCAAGGGCATGGAGAATACAGGGAGATTACTGAGGGGGATTTCTTGGGTGAAGTTACCagtagtgaaaaagtgattTGTCATTTCTATCATCAGGAGTTCTATCGCTGCAA GATAATGGATAAGCATTTGAAGTCCCTAGCACCAAGGCACATTGGTACAAAGTTCATCAAGGTGGATGCAGAG AATGCACCCTTCTTCATTGCGAAACTAGGAGTCAAGACTTTGCCTTGTGTCATATTGTTCAG ACATTCTTGTCACAATTTTTACTCAGGAAAGGAATCGCAGTTGATAGGCTGGTTGGATTTCAAGATCTGGGAGGAAAAGATGATTTCACCACAAAGACAATGGAAGTGCTACTAA
- the LOC121260861 gene encoding thioredoxin domain-containing protein PLP3B-like isoform X1, with protein MDPDSVKSTLSNLAFGNVMAAAARDYQKELLAQGKPQASSSFNQEVDLDELMDDPELEKLHADRFAALKKEAEKREALKRQGHGEYREITEGDFLGEVTSSEKVICHFYHQEFYRCKIMDKHLKSLAPRHIGTKFIKVDAENAPFFIAKLGVKTLPCVILFRKGIAVDRLVGFQDLGGKDDFTTKTMEVLLIKKGIISEKKEDEDEDDAGNHENMRRVVRSSMNPDSDSD; from the exons ATGGATCCAGATTCAGTGAAATCAACTCTGTCTAACTTAGCATTTGGAAATGTGATGGCAGCTGCTGCTCGTGATTATCAGAAG GAGTTGCTTGCTCAAGGGAAGCCACAGGCATCAAGTTCTTTCAACCAGGAGGTCGACCTTGATGAGTTGATGGAT GACCCGGAGCTGGAAAAATTGCATGCAGATCGATTTGCAGCTCTCAAG AAAGAAGCTGAGAAGCGGGAAGCATTAAAAAGGCAAGGGCATGGAGAATACAGGGAGATTACTGAGGGGGATTTCTTGGGTGAAGTTACCagtagtgaaaaagtgattTGTCATTTCTATCATCAGGAGTTCTATCGCTGCAA GATAATGGATAAGCATTTGAAGTCCCTAGCACCAAGGCACATTGGTACAAAGTTCATCAAGGTGGATGCAGAG AATGCACCCTTCTTCATTGCGAAACTAGGAGTCAAGACTTTGCCTTGTGTCATATTGTTCAG GAAAGGAATCGCAGTTGATAGGCTGGTTGGATTTCAAGATCTGGGAGGAAAAGATGATTTCACCACAAAGACAATGGAAGTGCTACTAATAAAGAAAG GTATTATTAgtgagaagaaagaagatgaagatgaagacgacgctggaaatcatgaaaatatgcGCAGGGTAGTGAGATCCTCAATGAATCCTGATTCTGATTCCGACTGA
- the LOC121260088 gene encoding probable isoaspartyl peptidase/L-asparaginase 3, producing MEVGAVAALRYVKDGIRAARLVMQHTKHTLLVGEQASAFALSMCLPGPTNLSSSESLGKWSKWKENRCQPNFRQNVVPINSCGPYHPRDSLGLTKGACSKAKLMETIEFRSSLVGLHNHDTIAMAVIDRMGHLAVGTSTNGATYKIPGKVGDGPIAGSSAYSDDEILRNWCM from the exons ATGGAGGTTGGAGCTGTCGCTGCTTTAAGGTACGTGAAGGACGGCATCAGAGCTGCTAGATTAGTAATGCAGCATACTAAACACACTTTGCTTGTTGGAGAGCAAGCCTCTGCATTTGCTTTATCAATGTGTCTCCCGGGACCCACAAACCTTAGTTCATCCGAGTCTTTGGGGAAGTGGAGTAAATGGAAGGAAAATCGCTGCCAACCTAATTTTAGGCAAAATGTTGTACCTATCAATAGTTGTGGTCCATATCATCCAAGGGATTCTCTTGGCCTAACTAAAGGGGCATGTTCCAAAGCCAAGCTTATGGAAACCATTGAATTTAGATCATCCCTCGTTGGTCTTCACAACCATGACACTATAGCAATGGCTGTCATTGATAGA ATGGGGCACCTTGCCGTTGGTACATCGACTAATGGAGCAACATATAAGATCCCTGGCAA GGTAGGTGATGGACCCATTGCAGGATCTTCAGCATATTCTGATGACGAAATTTTGCGAAATTGGTGCATGTGA